One window of Ignavibacteriales bacterium genomic DNA carries:
- the kdpC gene encoding potassium-transporting ATPase subunit KdpC → MKSLRNILGLHFSTVILFGVLFPLLIWVIGFLFPSQSNGLPVYKNEKLIGFENIGQKFTDPKYFWGRPSAVDYNAASTGGSNKGPTNPDYLKQVKVRIDTLIKYNPGIKKSDIPADMVTASGGGLDPHISVQGALFQVNRVAKARNLDEQKVRNLVDRSIEKPLFGLFGPSRVNVLKLNLNLDNLK, encoded by the coding sequence ATGAAATCGCTAAGAAATATTTTAGGTCTTCACTTTTCAACAGTAATCCTGTTTGGTGTTTTATTTCCGTTACTAATCTGGGTAATAGGATTTTTATTTCCATCTCAATCAAATGGATTGCCGGTTTACAAAAACGAAAAATTGATAGGTTTCGAAAATATCGGACAGAAATTTACTGATCCAAAATATTTCTGGGGACGTCCATCTGCAGTAGATTATAATGCAGCTTCTACTGGTGGTTCCAACAAGGGACCAACGAACCCTGATTATTTAAAACAAGTTAAGGTTAGAATCGATACTCTGATAAAATATAATCCAGGTATTAAAAAATCTGATATACCTGCTGATATGGTAACAGCCTCAGGTGGCGGACTTGATCCGCACATATCTGTGCAGGGAGCGTTATTTCAGGTCAATCGTGTTGCCAAAGCAAGAAATCTTGATGAGCAGAAAGTAAGAAATCTTGTTGACAGAAGTATAGAAAAACCTCTGTTTGGATTATTTGGTCCTTCACGCGTAAATGTGCTTAAACTGAATTTGAATTTGGATAACCTAAAATGA
- the kdpA gene encoding potassium-transporting ATPase subunit KdpA, with amino-acid sequence MSTEILGIVFSFLITVIIAIPMGKYMSRVFKGERVWTDFLIPIENFIFKISAVDLNEKMDWKKNIKAMLLLNIIFYTWSFLILLLQGSIPLLNPAGIANMEPALTFNTAVSFLTNTNLQHYSGETGASYLSQMLVFTFLQFVSAATGIAALALLFKGLIQKQASDLGNFYNLFLKSCTRILLPLSLVVSVVLLLNGIPQTFEGAQKVITLQGDTVNVATGPVASMISIKQLGTNGGGYFGPNSAHPFENPNYFTNLVENFSILFIPIALVFTFGYYLNRKKLAWIFFSIMTILFISFVTINVSFETAGNPEISKLGVDQSLGSMEGKEVRFGAAASAYWSVSTTSTSNGSVNSMHDSQTPISGGVLLLDMMINALYGGVGVGFLNFFIYIIIAIFIAGLMVGRTPEFLGKKIEAREVKIAALVLLVTPFLVLIPTAISSYMAAKNPNIGWLNNPSYHGFSEMLYEFTSANANNGSGFEGLGDNVYFWNILTGIVMLLARFLPIIGPVAIGGLLAEKKYIPESAGTLKAESYTFAAMVLGIIIIVSALNFFPALALGPLAEFFSM; translated from the coding sequence AAATATTAGGTATTGTATTTTCTTTTTTAATAACTGTTATCATTGCAATTCCTATGGGAAAATACATGAGCAGGGTTTTTAAGGGAGAAAGGGTTTGGACAGATTTCTTAATTCCTATTGAAAATTTCATCTTCAAAATTTCCGCAGTAGATCTAAATGAAAAAATGGATTGGAAAAAGAATATCAAAGCGATGCTCCTGTTGAATATTATATTTTATACCTGGTCATTTTTAATTCTTCTTTTACAGGGATCAATTCCATTGTTAAATCCTGCAGGAATTGCAAATATGGAACCAGCGCTTACTTTCAATACTGCAGTAAGCTTTTTAACAAATACAAATCTTCAGCATTATTCCGGTGAAACCGGAGCATCTTATCTCTCTCAAATGTTAGTATTCACATTCCTTCAGTTTGTAAGTGCGGCAACAGGAATTGCAGCGCTTGCTTTATTATTTAAAGGATTAATACAAAAGCAGGCGTCAGACCTTGGAAACTTTTATAATCTATTTTTAAAAAGCTGCACAAGAATATTGCTTCCGTTATCTCTTGTTGTATCTGTAGTATTACTACTTAACGGTATACCTCAAACATTTGAAGGCGCTCAGAAAGTAATAACTTTACAGGGCGATACCGTAAATGTTGCAACAGGTCCCGTTGCTTCAATGATCTCTATAAAACAATTAGGTACGAACGGCGGCGGATACTTTGGACCTAACTCTGCTCATCCATTTGAAAATCCAAATTACTTTACAAACCTGGTTGAGAATTTCTCCATCCTTTTTATACCCATAGCTTTAGTTTTTACTTTTGGATATTATCTGAATAGAAAAAAGCTTGCCTGGATTTTCTTTAGTATTATGACAATACTATTTATTTCATTTGTTACAATAAATGTAAGCTTTGAAACTGCCGGTAACCCGGAAATATCAAAACTTGGAGTTGATCAATCACTTGGTAGTATGGAGGGCAAAGAAGTACGATTTGGAGCAGCGGCTTCAGCATACTGGAGTGTTTCCACAACATCAACTTCAAATGGTTCAGTTAATTCAATGCACGATAGTCAAACTCCAATCTCGGGCGGGGTTTTACTTTTGGATATGATGATTAATGCTCTCTATGGCGGAGTAGGTGTTGGATTTTTAAACTTCTTCATTTATATAATAATTGCAATTTTTATTGCAGGTTTAATGGTAGGGCGTACACCAGAATTTTTAGGAAAAAAAATTGAAGCACGCGAAGTTAAAATTGCCGCACTTGTTTTACTTGTTACACCATTCCTTGTATTAATACCCACTGCAATTTCTTCATATATGGCTGCAAAAAATCCCAATATAGGATGGCTTAATAATCCATCCTACCACGGCTTTTCCGAAATGCTTTATGAATTTACATCAGCAAATGCAAATAACGGTTCCGGATTTGAAGGCTTGGGTGACAACGTTTATTTCTGGAATATTCTAACCGGTATAGTCATGCTTCTTGCAAGATTCCTGCCTATAATTGGTCCTGTTGCAATTGGTGGATTGCTTGCTGAGAAAAAATATATCCCTGAATCTGCGGGAACGCTTAAAGCAGAAAGCTATACGTTTGCAGCAATGGTGCTTGGAATAATAATCATTGTCTCTGCTTTGAATTTTTTCCCTGCTCTTGCACTTGGTCCATTAGCCGAATTTTTTTCAATGTAA
- the kdpB gene encoding potassium-transporting ATPase subunit KdpB, with translation MKHKKTLKLFEPTIVKESIRSSFKKLNPIYMLKNPVMFTVEVGTLIMLIVSIITIVNPLANQGSFIYNFLITILLFLTLLFANFAEAIAEERGKAQAESLRKTREDTPAKLVLSDGSIKLISSSSLKKGDVYLAETGDTLPADGEIIEGLATIDESAITGESAPVIREADTDHSGVIGGTKVLSDKIKVQVSTNSGESFLDKMIQLVEGAKRQKTPNEIALTVLLASFTLIFLFVTVTLFPFAFYANTIITVSALVSLFVCLIPTTIGGLLSAIGIAGMDRALGANVIAKSGKAVENAGDIDVVLLDKTGTITIGNRKATNFYPANGVNANEFANYCYLSSISDSTPEGKSIVELAEKNNSSVLNGELTDAKFIKFSAETRMSGVDLKDGMQIRKGAWDAIKKYSERSNGEFNEAEIWVNDIANNGGTPLAVAVNKKLLGVIQLEDIIKPGIQERFLRLRKMGVKTVMVTGDNPLTAKYIANKAGVDDYIAEAKPEDKLRYIMQEQNGGKLVAMMGDGTNDAPALAQADVAVAMNSGTQAAKEAANMVDLDSDPTKLLEVIEIGKQLLITRGNITTFSIANDVAKYFAIIPALFSITVPALNVLNIMKLGSPQSAILSAVIFNAFIILALVPLALKGVKYKPIGASALLRRNILIYGLGGIITPFLGIKLIDLFVSLFF, from the coding sequence ATGAAACATAAAAAAACATTAAAATTATTTGAACCTACAATAGTAAAGGAATCTATCCGTTCATCATTTAAAAAACTTAACCCGATATATATGCTAAAGAATCCAGTGATGTTTACGGTTGAGGTTGGAACATTGATTATGCTGATAGTTTCGATCATAACAATTGTAAATCCATTAGCCAATCAGGGAAGTTTTATTTATAATTTTCTAATAACAATTCTCCTTTTCCTTACATTATTGTTCGCAAATTTTGCCGAGGCAATAGCGGAAGAGCGTGGAAAAGCACAGGCTGAATCACTTCGGAAGACAAGAGAAGACACTCCGGCAAAACTTGTATTAAGCGATGGTTCAATTAAATTAATTAGTTCATCCAGTTTAAAAAAAGGAGATGTTTACCTTGCTGAAACAGGAGATACACTTCCTGCTGATGGTGAAATTATTGAAGGTTTGGCAACGATAGACGAATCGGCAATTACTGGCGAATCTGCCCCAGTGATAAGAGAAGCTGATACAGATCATTCCGGAGTTATTGGGGGAACAAAAGTTCTTTCGGATAAAATAAAAGTTCAGGTATCAACTAATTCGGGCGAATCTTTTTTAGATAAAATGATTCAACTGGTTGAAGGTGCCAAGCGACAGAAAACGCCGAATGAAATTGCTCTAACTGTTTTGCTTGCCAGCTTTACCTTGATATTTTTATTTGTAACAGTAACACTTTTCCCATTTGCCTTTTATGCAAATACAATAATAACTGTTTCGGCACTTGTATCTTTGTTTGTTTGCCTTATTCCAACCACTATCGGTGGACTTCTTTCTGCGATAGGAATAGCAGGAATGGACAGAGCATTAGGCGCTAATGTTATTGCAAAATCAGGTAAAGCAGTTGAGAATGCCGGCGACATTGATGTTGTATTGCTTGATAAAACAGGAACGATAACAATAGGCAACAGGAAAGCTACAAACTTTTATCCTGCTAATGGAGTTAATGCAAATGAATTTGCAAACTACTGTTATCTAAGTTCAATTTCAGATTCTACGCCTGAAGGAAAATCAATTGTTGAATTGGCAGAAAAAAATAATTCATCTGTTTTAAACGGAGAATTGACTGATGCAAAGTTTATTAAATTTTCTGCTGAAACAAGAATGAGCGGAGTTGATCTAAAGGACGGAATGCAAATCCGTAAAGGCGCCTGGGATGCAATAAAAAAATATTCGGAAAGAAGCAACGGCGAATTTAACGAAGCAGAGATCTGGGTAAACGATATTGCCAATAATGGTGGAACTCCTTTGGCAGTGGCAGTCAACAAAAAATTATTAGGCGTCATTCAACTTGAGGATATTATTAAGCCCGGCATACAGGAACGATTTCTAAGATTAAGGAAGATGGGTGTTAAGACAGTTATGGTTACAGGTGATAATCCTTTAACGGCAAAGTATATTGCAAACAAAGCCGGTGTAGATGATTATATAGCTGAAGCAAAACCGGAAGATAAACTAAGATATATAATGCAGGAACAGAATGGTGGAAAGCTTGTTGCTATGATGGGTGACGGTACAAACGACGCACCGGCACTTGCTCAGGCAGATGTGGCTGTTGCAATGAACTCAGGAACGCAGGCTGCAAAGGAAGCCGCAAATATGGTTGATCTTGACAGCGATCCTACAAAACTGTTGGAAGTTATTGAAATTGGTAAGCAACTATTAATTACACGTGGTAATATTACAACATTTTCTATTGCCAACGATGTAGCAAAGTACTTTGCAATTATACCAGCACTTTTTTCAATTACTGTTCCCGCATTAAACGTATTAAATATTATGAAGCTTGGCTCTCCACAGTCGGCAATTTTATCTGCTGTAATATTTAATGCTTTTATTATTCTTGCATTGGTTCCGCTTGCATTAAAAGGAGTAAAATATAAACCAATAGGAGCAAGCGCCTTGTTACGAAGAAATATTCTTATCTATGGTTTAGGCGGAATTATTACTCCATTTCTTGGTATAAAATTAATTGATTTATTTGTAAGTCTATTCTTTTAG